In the genome of Methylotenera mobilis JLW8, the window TCGTTTAAAGTTATTGCGGTTTGTTCCACAAGCTCGGCGGAAACTATCTGATCGTTTTATTTTGGGATTGATGATCGTTTTTGATTTATTTTAGGATACGAACTTGAGAGTTGCTATTAATCGCATCATGGTGACTGGTGCTAATGGTTTTGTAGGGCAGCTTTTTTGCGCAGAAGCCTTGGCGCGTGGCTTGGAGGTCTTTGGCGTAACAAGGCTTTCTGGTGCGTCACTACCTAATGTTAAAAACGTTGTAGTGAGTGACATTAATGGCACGACTGACTGGTCGTTCGCTTTAGTGGGTTGTGATGTAGTGATGCATCTTGCTGCGCGTGTGCATGTGATGCGTGAGACTTCTGATGATCCCTTGGCTGAGTTTCGTCATGTGAATGTTGCGGGGACTGAGCACTTGGCGCGTAGTGCTGCGGCTGCAGGTGTAAGACGATTCGTTTACGTGAGTTCTATTAAAGTGAACGGGGAAGAAACGAGCAAGGGAACGGCATATACCGAACAAGACAATGCTGCGCCTCAAGACCCTTATGGGGTTTCTAAATGGGAAGCCGAGCAAGCACTGCATTGTGTAGCAAAAGAAACTGGGCTTGAGGTGGTGATAGTACGCCCACCATTGGTATATGGTGCTGGTGTAAAAGGTAATTTTGCACAGATGATTTCTGTGGTTGCCAAAGGTGTGCCACTTCCATTTGCATCTGTGAATAATAAACGCAGTTTGATTTATGTGAAAAATTTGGCGGATGCATTAATGTTATGTGCAACACATCCGGCTGCCGCTGGGAATACGTATTTAGTGAGCGATGGCGAAGATGTTTCTACCACGGATTTATTGCGTAAATTAGCTGTTGTGATGGGCAAAAAATCACGTTTATTTTCATGCCCAGTTGTTTTGTTAAAATTAGCTGCCAAAATATTTAGAAAGTCTGATCAAGTAGGGCGCTTGCTCGGTTCTTTGCAAGTGGATAGCAGTAAAGTACGCCGTGAGCTGGGCTGGGTGCCGCCATTTTCTGTGGATGATGGTTTGAAAGCGACTGTAAAAGATAAAATTTGATGATTAAACGTATTTTTGATTTGTGTCTATCGTGTTTTGCCGCGCTGTTTTTGCTGATACCATTTTTATTGATTTGGTTGTTGGTGAAGGTTACTTCAACTGGCCCAGCTTTATATTGGTCTGACCGTGTAGGCCGTCATAACGTGATTTTCAAGATGCCTAAATTTCGCTCTATGCGAGTGGATACGCCGGCCGTTGCCACACATCTGCTCAATAATCCCCAGCAGTTTTTGACGCCTATCGGTTCGTTCTTAAGAAAGTCTAGTTTAGATGAATTGCCGCAACTATTGAGTATCATTAGGGGTGACATGAGTTTTGTAGGGCCGCGCCCTGCATTGTTTAACCAAGATGATTTAATTGCTTTACGTACCAAGTATGGGGTGGATGCGCTGATGCCAGGACTCACCGGCTGGGCGCAGATTAATGGTCGAGATGAGTTGCCGATTCCTGATAAGGTGAATTTAGATGTCGCTTATATGCAGCATCAATCGTTTTGGTTTGACCTGAAGATTATTGTTTTAACTTTTGTAAAAGTTTTAAGAAGAGACGGTGTTCAGCATTAGAATGGCAGAACGCATTAAATCTGAAGACATTAATTACTAAATGAAAAAATCAATGACAAATCCGCGTACTCTTTTAGCGGTATTTCACGATATTATCGCTGCAGCAGGCGCGTGGATTTTTGCCTACTTGTTGCGTTTTAACCTCTCAATTCCTCCTGAATTTGCATTAGAAATGCTGGCCACGGTTGGCTGGGTGGTTTTATTGCAAGTTACCGTGTTTGTTAGCTTTGGCTTGTATCGTGGCGTTTGGCGCTTTGCTAGTGTTAACGATTTAAAGCGTATTTTTTTAGCAGTGAGCTTTGCTTCAGTGTTGCTGGCCGCATTCTTTTTTATGGTCAAGACCAATATTGTGATCCCGCGTTCGG includes:
- a CDS encoding UDP-glucose 4-epimerase family protein, whose product is MRVAINRIMVTGANGFVGQLFCAEALARGLEVFGVTRLSGASLPNVKNVVVSDINGTTDWSFALVGCDVVMHLAARVHVMRETSDDPLAEFRHVNVAGTEHLARSAAAAGVRRFVYVSSIKVNGEETSKGTAYTEQDNAAPQDPYGVSKWEAEQALHCVAKETGLEVVIVRPPLVYGAGVKGNFAQMISVVAKGVPLPFASVNNKRSLIYVKNLADALMLCATHPAAAGNTYLVSDGEDVSTTDLLRKLAVVMGKKSRLFSCPVVLLKLAAKIFRKSDQVGRLLGSLQVDSSKVRRELGWVPPFSVDDGLKATVKDKI
- a CDS encoding sugar transferase, which translates into the protein MIKRIFDLCLSCFAALFLLIPFLLIWLLVKVTSTGPALYWSDRVGRHNVIFKMPKFRSMRVDTPAVATHLLNNPQQFLTPIGSFLRKSSLDELPQLLSIIRGDMSFVGPRPALFNQDDLIALRTKYGVDALMPGLTGWAQINGRDELPIPDKVNLDVAYMQHQSFWFDLKIIVLTFVKVLRRDGVQH